Proteins encoded in a region of the Streptomyces sp. NBC_00310 genome:
- a CDS encoding dipeptidase: MSQPVDSDVSVVRTYVENHRAAFLDDLVEWLRIPSVSAQPEHATDVRRSADWLAAKLRETGFPTAEIWETPGAPAVFAEWPSEDADAPTVLVYGHHDVQPAAREDGWDTEPFEPVIRGNRLHARGAADDKGQVFFHTLGVRAHLATTGRTAPAVHLKMLIEGEEESGSPHFRALVEEHAERLAADAVLVSDTGMWAEDTPTVCTGMRGLAECEIQLYGPDQDIHSGSFGGAVPNPATEVARLVAALHDEHARVAIPGFYDGIVELTDRERELFAELPFDEERWLRTARSTATHGEAGHTTLERVWARPTAEVNGIGGGYQGAGSKTIIPSSAMVKLSFRLVAGQDPDHIQKAVTAWAAERIPAGIRHEITFSGSTRPCLTPLDHPALRSVVRAMGRAFQQPVRHTREGGSGPAADLQEVLDAPVLFLGISVPSDGWHAPNEKVELDLLLKGVETSAYLWGELARGGREAH, encoded by the coding sequence ATGAGCCAGCCCGTTGACAGCGACGTCAGCGTCGTCCGTACGTACGTCGAGAACCACCGTGCCGCCTTCCTCGACGACCTCGTGGAATGGCTGCGCATCCCGTCGGTGTCGGCCCAGCCCGAGCACGCGACGGACGTACGACGCAGCGCCGACTGGCTGGCCGCCAAGCTCCGGGAGACCGGGTTCCCCACCGCCGAGATCTGGGAGACGCCGGGCGCCCCCGCCGTCTTCGCGGAGTGGCCCTCCGAGGACGCCGACGCCCCCACGGTCCTGGTCTACGGGCACCACGACGTACAGCCCGCGGCGCGCGAGGACGGCTGGGACACCGAGCCGTTCGAGCCGGTGATCCGTGGAAACCGTCTCCACGCGCGCGGGGCGGCCGACGACAAGGGGCAGGTGTTCTTCCACACACTCGGCGTCCGCGCCCACCTCGCCACCACCGGCCGCACCGCCCCCGCCGTCCACCTGAAGATGCTGATCGAGGGCGAGGAGGAGTCCGGCTCACCGCACTTCCGCGCCCTCGTCGAGGAGCACGCCGAGCGGCTCGCCGCCGACGCGGTGCTCGTCTCCGACACCGGCATGTGGGCCGAGGACACCCCTACCGTGTGCACCGGCATGCGTGGCCTCGCCGAGTGCGAGATCCAGCTGTACGGCCCCGACCAGGACATCCACTCCGGCTCCTTCGGCGGCGCCGTACCGAACCCGGCCACCGAGGTCGCCCGTCTCGTCGCCGCCCTCCACGACGAGCACGCGCGCGTGGCGATCCCCGGCTTCTACGACGGCATCGTCGAACTCACCGACCGCGAGCGCGAACTCTTCGCCGAACTGCCCTTCGACGAGGAGCGGTGGCTGCGCACGGCCAGATCCACGGCGACGCACGGCGAAGCCGGACACACCACCCTGGAGCGCGTCTGGGCCCGCCCGACCGCCGAGGTCAACGGCATCGGAGGCGGCTACCAGGGCGCGGGCAGCAAGACGATCATCCCGTCCTCCGCCATGGTGAAGCTGTCCTTCCGCCTGGTCGCCGGCCAGGACCCGGACCACATCCAGAAGGCCGTCACCGCCTGGGCCGCCGAGCGGATCCCCGCCGGGATCCGCCACGAGATCACGTTCAGCGGCTCCACCCGCCCCTGCCTGACGCCCCTGGACCACCCGGCCCTGCGGTCGGTCGTGCGGGCCATGGGGCGTGCTTTCCAGCAGCCGGTCCGCCACACGCGCGAGGGGGGCTCCGGTCCCGCCGCCGACCTCCAGGAAGTCCTCGACGCACCCGTGCTCTTCCTGGGCATCTCCGTCCCCTCCGACGGCTGGCACGCCCCCAACGAGAAGGTCGAACTCGACCTGCTCCTCAAAGGCGTCGAGACCAGCGCATACCTCTGGGGCGAACTGGCCCGAGGCGGCCGCGAGGCACACTGA
- the nudC gene encoding NAD(+) diphosphatase: MTTWTDHTADRPIALTAPSGIDRAAHHRLDEAWLAAAWSHPTTRCFVVSGGQVLIDETPDGTTELVMIPSFEAPLTEAHRYFLGTDADGVSYFALQKDALPGRMDQSARPAGLREAGMLLSPRDTGLMVHAVGLENWQRTHRFCSRCGERTVIAAAGHIRRCQACGAEHYPRTDPAVIMAVTDDEDRILLGRQVHWPEGRFSTLAGFVEPGESIEQSVRREVHEEVGITVGQVEYIASQPWPFPSSLMLGFMARATSTTVDVDGDEIHEARWFSREELRAAFESGEVLPPYGISIAARLIELWYGKPLPTRGHIG; encoded by the coding sequence GTGACCACCTGGACCGACCACACCGCCGACCGACCCATCGCGCTCACCGCCCCCAGCGGCATCGACCGGGCTGCCCACCACCGCCTCGACGAGGCCTGGCTCGCGGCGGCGTGGAGCCACCCCACGACCCGCTGCTTCGTGGTCTCCGGCGGTCAGGTCCTCATCGACGAGACCCCTGACGGCACCACCGAACTCGTCATGATCCCCTCCTTCGAGGCCCCGCTCACCGAGGCACACCGCTACTTCCTGGGCACCGACGCCGACGGTGTGAGCTATTTCGCACTTCAGAAGGACGCGCTGCCCGGCCGCATGGACCAGTCCGCGCGCCCGGCCGGACTGCGCGAGGCGGGCATGCTGCTGTCTCCGCGCGACACGGGCCTCATGGTGCACGCGGTCGGCCTGGAGAACTGGCAGCGCACCCACCGCTTCTGCTCCCGCTGCGGCGAGCGCACGGTCATCGCGGCGGCCGGCCACATCCGCCGCTGCCAGGCCTGCGGCGCCGAGCACTACCCGCGCACGGACCCGGCGGTGATCATGGCGGTCACGGACGACGAGGACCGCATCCTGCTCGGCCGCCAGGTGCACTGGCCCGAGGGCCGCTTCTCCACGCTCGCGGGCTTCGTGGAGCCCGGTGAGTCCATCGAGCAGTCCGTGCGGCGCGAGGTCCACGAGGAGGTCGGCATCACTGTCGGTCAGGTCGAGTACATCGCCAGCCAGCCCTGGCCCTTCCCCTCCAGCCTCATGCTGGGCTTCATGGCCCGCGCCACCTCGACCACCGTGGACGTCGACGGGGACGAGATCCACGAGGCCCGCTGGTTCTCCCGAGAAGAGCTGCGGGCCGCGTTCGAGTCCGGGGAGGTCCTGCCTCCCTACGGCATCTCGATCGCGGCCCGGCTGATCGAACTCTGGTACGGCAAGCCCCTCCCGACGCGAGGTCACATCGGCTAG
- a CDS encoding mycoredoxin produces the protein MPGTVTMYSTTWCGYCRRLKSQMDREGITYNEINIEHDPESAAFVEKANGGNQTVPTVLFPDGSTLTNPSLAQVKQKIGA, from the coding sequence ATGCCGGGCACTGTGACGATGTACAGCACCACGTGGTGCGGCTACTGCCGTCGGCTGAAGAGCCAGATGGACCGCGAGGGCATCACGTACAACGAGATCAACATCGAGCACGACCCGGAGTCTGCCGCGTTCGTAGAGAAGGCGAACGGGGGGAACCAGACGGTCCCCACCGTCCTCTTCCCGGACGGTTCGACGCTCACGAACCCCTCGCTGGCGCAGGTCAAGCAGAAGATCGGCGCATAA
- a CDS encoding ATP-dependent DNA helicase UvrD2 gives MTAATHSTLFPRVPDSADAVLEGLDPEQRAVATALRGPVCVLAGAGTGKTRAITHRIAYGVRAGMLQPASVLAVTFTNRAAGEMRGRLRQLGAAGVQARTFHSAALRQLQYFWPKAVGGGMPRIIDRKIQLVADAAAACRIRLDRNELRDTAAEIEWSKVTRTIPADYAAATAKHGREAPRDPAEIAQIYTMYEDLKRERAVIDFEDVLLLTVGILQDRHDIAEQVRSQYQHFVVDEYQDVSPLQQCLLELWLGDRDDLCVVGDASQTIYSFTGATPDHLLDFRHRHPGATVVKLVRDYRSTPQVVHLANGLLSQARGRAADHRLELISQRPPGPEPRYTEYTDEPAEAEGAARRIRALIASGVPASEIAILFRTNSQSETYEQALADAGVPYQLRGAERFFDRPEVRKAWAALRAAARFGGNDTLLEDAVDLPSQVRAVLSGEGWTSEPPAGSGAVRERWESLAALVNLAQDFAAARSDATLGDLVAELDERANAQHAPTVQGVTLASLHSAKGLEWDVVFLVGVAEGMMPITYARTDEQIEEERRLLYVGVTRAREHLSVSWALSRAPGSRPNRRPSRFLNGLRPGSTATAGRTGTGGPGGVELGSAGGRTSDRAGGDAEVAPCRTSRTPARCRVCGRTLRDAGDMKLMRCEDCPSDMDEGLYERLREWRAVQAQRSGQPDFCVFTDRTLMAIAEAGPSTPVELGRIPGVRARKLQRYGADVLDICAGREPGYEDEND, from the coding sequence GTGACAGCAGCAACGCACTCCACCCTCTTCCCGCGGGTCCCCGACTCGGCCGACGCGGTGCTCGAAGGGCTCGACCCCGAGCAGCGCGCGGTGGCGACCGCCCTGCGCGGTCCGGTGTGCGTGCTGGCGGGCGCCGGCACGGGCAAGACCCGGGCGATCACCCACCGCATCGCCTACGGCGTGCGTGCCGGGATGCTCCAGCCCGCCAGCGTGCTGGCCGTCACCTTCACCAACCGCGCCGCCGGAGAGATGCGCGGGCGCCTGCGCCAGCTCGGCGCCGCCGGAGTCCAGGCCCGGACGTTCCACTCGGCCGCGCTGCGCCAGCTCCAGTACTTCTGGCCGAAGGCCGTCGGCGGTGGCATGCCACGCATCATCGACCGCAAGATCCAACTCGTCGCGGACGCGGCCGCCGCGTGCCGCATCCGTCTCGATCGCAACGAGCTGCGGGACACCGCCGCCGAGATCGAGTGGTCCAAGGTCACCCGGACCATCCCCGCCGACTACGCCGCCGCGACCGCCAAGCACGGCCGCGAGGCCCCCCGCGACCCGGCCGAGATCGCCCAGATCTACACGATGTACGAGGACCTCAAACGCGAGCGCGCCGTCATCGACTTCGAGGACGTCCTCCTGCTCACGGTCGGCATCCTCCAGGACCGCCACGACATCGCCGAGCAGGTCCGCTCCCAGTACCAGCACTTCGTCGTCGACGAGTACCAGGACGTCAGTCCCCTCCAGCAGTGCCTCCTGGAGCTGTGGCTCGGCGACCGGGACGACCTGTGCGTCGTGGGCGACGCCAGCCAGACGATCTATTCGTTCACTGGCGCAACTCCCGACCATCTGCTCGACTTCCGCCACCGCCACCCCGGGGCCACCGTCGTCAAGCTCGTCCGCGACTACCGCTCCACCCCGCAGGTCGTCCACCTCGCCAACGGGTTGCTCTCCCAGGCCCGCGGCCGCGCCGCCGACCATCGCCTCGAACTGATCTCCCAGCGCCCACCGGGCCCCGAACCGCGCTATACCGAGTACACCGACGAGCCCGCCGAGGCCGAGGGCGCCGCCCGCCGCATCCGCGCTCTCATCGCCTCCGGTGTCCCCGCGAGCGAGATCGCCATCCTGTTCCGCACGAACTCCCAGTCCGAGACCTACGAGCAGGCCCTCGCGGACGCCGGAGTGCCCTATCAACTGCGCGGCGCGGAAAGGTTCTTCGACCGCCCCGAGGTGCGCAAGGCATGGGCCGCGCTGAGAGCCGCCGCCCGCTTCGGCGGCAACGACACCCTTCTCGAGGACGCTGTCGACCTTCCCTCACAGGTACGGGCCGTGCTGTCCGGCGAGGGGTGGACAAGTGAACCACCGGCGGGCTCCGGCGCGGTCAGGGAACGCTGGGAGTCCCTTGCGGCCCTGGTGAACCTGGCCCAGGACTTCGCCGCGGCCAGGTCCGACGCCACGCTCGGCGACCTGGTGGCGGAACTCGACGAACGGGCCAACGCCCAGCACGCCCCGACCGTCCAGGGCGTCACCCTCGCCTCACTGCACTCCGCGAAGGGCCTGGAGTGGGACGTCGTGTTCCTGGTGGGGGTCGCCGAGGGCATGATGCCGATCACCTACGCGAGAACGGACGAACAGATCGAGGAGGAGCGACGACTCCTCTACGTGGGCGTCACCCGAGCGCGCGAACACCTCTCCGTCTCCTGGGCCCTGTCCCGGGCGCCCGGCAGTCGCCCCAACCGCCGCCCCAGCCGCTTCCTCAACGGCCTGCGCCCCGGATCCACCGCGACGGCGGGCCGGACCGGCACGGGCGGCCCCGGGGGCGTCGAACTGGGCTCGGCGGGGGGCCGGACGAGTGACCGCGCGGGCGGCGACGCCGAGGTGGCTCCATGCCGCACCAGCCGGACCCCGGCACGCTGCCGTGTCTGTGGACGCACCCTGCGGGACGCCGGCGACATGAAGCTGATGCGCTGCGAGGACTGCCCCTCCGACATGGACGAGGGCCTCTACGAGCGGCTGCGCGAGTGGCGCGCGGTCCAGGCACAGCGCAGCGGCCAACCGGACTTCTGTGTCTTCACCGACCGGACGCTGATGGCGATCGCGGAAGCGGGGCCGAGTACTCCGGTTGAACTCGGTCGCATCCCCGGCGTTCGCGCTCGTAAGCTGCAGCGGTACGGCGCCGATGTTCTCGACATCTGCGCAGGTCGGGAGCCTGGGTACGAGGACGAGAACGACTGA
- a CDS encoding WhiB family transcriptional regulator — MQLEAHAPSVPPSETIPPPGLTEDSTLTPLTALTALDDAIENLGVPVPCRSYDPEVFFAESPADVEYAKSLCRTCPLMEACLAGAKERREPWGVWGGELFVQGVVVARKRPRGRPRKNPVTA, encoded by the coding sequence GTGCAACTCGAAGCGCACGCCCCGTCCGTACCGCCTTCCGAAACGATCCCCCCGCCCGGCCTCACGGAGGACTCCACCTTGACCCCGCTCACCGCGCTCACCGCGCTCGACGACGCCATCGAGAACCTCGGCGTACCCGTCCCCTGCCGTTCCTACGACCCGGAGGTCTTCTTCGCCGAGTCGCCGGCCGACGTCGAGTACGCCAAGTCCCTCTGCCGCACCTGCCCGCTGATGGAGGCTTGCCTCGCCGGCGCCAAGGAGCGGCGTGAGCCCTGGGGCGTCTGGGGTGGCGAGCTCTTCGTCCAGGGTGTCGTCGTGGCCCGCAAGCGGCCTCGTGGTCGCCCGCGCAAGAACCCGGTCACGGCATGA
- a CDS encoding ABC1 kinase family protein, which yields MSDLPRKAVTRTAKLAALPLGIAGRATWGLGKRIVGESAELVGRELQQRTAEQLFKVLGELKGGAMKFGQALSVFESALPEEVAGPYRAALTKLQDAAPPMPTRTVHSVLEERVGKDWRELFLEFEEKPAAAASIGQVHRAVWHDGRAVAVKVQYPGAGEALLSDLGQLSRFARLLGPLIPGMDIKPLIAELRDRVSEELDYGLEAQAQQAHAEEFAGDPDVVVPAVVHQCEQVLVTEWMEGTPLSEVITDGTQEQRDRAGQLLTRFLFSGPARTGLLHADPHPGNFRLLPDEKSGWRLGVLDFGTVDRLPGGLPTHIGESLRLTIEGEAEAVYEMLRTEGFVKESIDLDPDAVLDYLLPIIEPARADEFAFARGWMRSQAARIADPRSPAHQLGKQLNLPPSYLLIHRVTLSTIGVLCQLGATVRMRDELEEWLPGFLYEEEEDESVAEA from the coding sequence ATGTCTGATCTTCCCCGGAAGGCGGTCACCCGGACCGCCAAGCTCGCCGCGCTTCCGCTCGGCATCGCAGGCCGGGCCACCTGGGGACTCGGCAAGCGAATCGTCGGCGAGTCGGCGGAGCTCGTGGGCCGAGAACTCCAGCAGCGCACGGCGGAGCAGTTGTTCAAGGTCCTGGGCGAGCTGAAGGGCGGCGCGATGAAGTTCGGGCAGGCCCTGTCCGTCTTCGAGTCGGCGCTCCCCGAGGAGGTCGCGGGCCCCTACCGCGCGGCCCTGACGAAGCTCCAGGACGCGGCACCCCCGATGCCGACCCGGACGGTGCACTCCGTATTGGAGGAGCGTGTCGGAAAGGACTGGCGGGAGCTGTTCCTGGAGTTCGAGGAGAAGCCGGCCGCCGCGGCCTCGATCGGTCAGGTGCACCGCGCGGTGTGGCACGACGGCCGTGCGGTCGCCGTCAAGGTGCAGTACCCGGGCGCGGGCGAGGCGCTCCTCTCGGACCTCGGCCAACTCAGCCGGTTCGCGCGCCTGTTGGGCCCACTGATCCCCGGGATGGACATCAAGCCGCTCATCGCGGAGCTGCGGGACCGTGTCTCCGAAGAACTCGACTACGGTCTGGAGGCCCAGGCCCAGCAGGCACACGCGGAGGAGTTCGCGGGTGATCCGGACGTCGTGGTCCCGGCCGTGGTGCACCAGTGCGAGCAGGTGCTGGTGACCGAATGGATGGAGGGCACGCCCCTCTCCGAGGTGATCACCGACGGCACACAGGAGCAGCGCGACCGGGCGGGCCAGCTGCTGACCCGCTTCCTCTTCTCGGGCCCGGCCCGCACCGGCCTCCTGCACGCGGACCCGCATCCGGGCAACTTCCGCCTCCTGCCGGACGAGAAGAGCGGCTGGCGCCTCGGCGTCCTCGACTTCGGCACGGTGGACCGTCTGCCGGGCGGCCTGCCGACCCACATCGGTGAGTCCCTGCGGCTGACCATCGAGGGCGAGGCCGAGGCGGTCTACGAGATGCTCCGCACGGAAGGCTTCGTGAAGGAGTCGATAGACCTGGACCCGGACGCGGTCCTCGACTATCTGCTTCCCATCATCGAGCCGGCCAGGGCCGACGAGTTCGCCTTCGCCCGCGGCTGGATGCGCAGTCAGGCCGCCCGCATCGCCGACCCCCGCTCCCCCGCCCATCAGCTGGGCAAGCAACTGAACCTGCCCCCGTCCTACCTCCTCATCCACCGGGTGACCCTGAGCACCATCGGCGTCCTGTGCCAACTCGGCGCGACGGTCCGGATGCGCGACGAACTGGAGGAGTGGCTGCCAGGCTTCCTGTACGAAGAGGAGGAGGACGAGTCGGTCGCGGAGGCGTAG
- a CDS encoding TOMM precursor leader peptide-binding protein, with product MHPMVKPALRRGWRDLNTVQFGLAPAHAMVLGPMDTATGSFLALLDGTRGLPLLRDEGRRMGLPDGHVDGLVDRLSRSGLLDDATGGGPAADDLRAKPGVLDRLRPDAATLSLIAPEPGDAMKRLAARRSLRVQVRGAGRVGAVLASLLSGAGIGEVEVRDVGRVEPGDVSPGGLPAESIGERRDMAARRAARHAAPDRPPRRRRGPRPPAGPSEDLPLDRLREESGFSLVILAPRTGVDVHAPKPDAAEPLIASGTPHLYAGVVEGTGVVGPLVLPGETGCAGCLDHSRADRDETWPRLVAQWRSGRPHQLEACDLALATTVAGLAAGHALAFLDGQTPSSAGARWEVSVPGFDWHPRPVWPHPACACSAAEKDAAGKGNGEHTAKDGEAHETMAGHQRSTRLSRKAHAARPAGTWRAHV from the coding sequence ATGCATCCGATGGTGAAGCCCGCGCTCCGGCGCGGCTGGCGGGATCTCAACACCGTGCAGTTCGGTCTGGCACCGGCGCACGCCATGGTGCTGGGCCCGATGGACACGGCGACAGGCAGTTTCCTCGCTTTGCTCGACGGCACCCGCGGACTGCCGCTCCTGCGCGACGAGGGGCGCCGCATGGGCCTGCCGGACGGTCATGTGGACGGTCTGGTGGACCGCCTGTCCCGGTCCGGCCTGCTGGACGACGCGACGGGCGGCGGTCCGGCCGCGGACGACCTGCGCGCCAAACCCGGGGTCCTGGACCGGCTGCGCCCGGACGCCGCCACGCTCTCTCTGATCGCGCCCGAGCCGGGCGACGCCATGAAGCGTCTGGCCGCCCGCCGGTCACTGAGAGTGCAGGTACGGGGCGCTGGGCGCGTGGGGGCGGTGCTCGCCTCCCTGCTGTCGGGGGCAGGCATCGGTGAGGTCGAGGTCCGCGATGTCGGCAGGGTCGAGCCAGGGGACGTCTCGCCGGGCGGCCTGCCGGCCGAGTCGATCGGCGAGCGCAGGGACATGGCGGCACGCCGAGCCGCTCGCCACGCGGCGCCCGACCGCCCGCCCCGGCGCCGCCGCGGCCCCCGGCCGCCTGCGGGCCCGTCCGAGGACCTGCCGCTGGACCGCCTCCGCGAGGAGTCCGGGTTCTCGCTGGTGATCCTCGCCCCACGCACCGGTGTCGACGTCCACGCCCCCAAGCCCGATGCCGCCGAGCCGCTCATCGCGTCGGGCACACCACACCTCTATGCCGGTGTGGTGGAAGGCACAGGTGTGGTCGGCCCCCTGGTCCTGCCCGGCGAGACGGGCTGCGCGGGCTGCCTCGACCACAGCCGTGCCGACCGCGACGAGACCTGGCCGCGGCTGGTCGCACAGTGGCGATCCGGTCGCCCCCACCAGCTCGAGGCCTGCGATCTGGCTCTGGCCACGACCGTCGCCGGGCTGGCCGCGGGACATGCGCTCGCGTTCCTCGACGGGCAGACGCCGTCCAGTGCGGGCGCCCGCTGGGAGGTCTCGGTGCCGGGGTTCGACTGGCACCCCCGCCCGGTGTGGCCGCACCCGGCGTGTGCCTGCTCGGCAGCTGAAAAAGATGCCGCCGGGAAAGGTAACGGGGAACACACCGCAAAGGACGGGGAGGCGCACGAGACAATGGCGGGGCATCAGCGGTCAACGAGGTTGTCCCGCAAGGCACACGCGGCACGGCCTGCTGGGACTTGGAGGGCGCATGTCTGA
- a CDS encoding M48 metallopeptidase family protein, with translation MPADPLHRAGKPQRSTTSQPPSGSRASAIEVRRSARRRRTVSAYREGDRTVVLIPARMSEAEEQRWVTVMLDKLAAQESKRRLGDAELAERAARLSDQYFGGRARPTAVRWVTNQNTRWGSCTPAEGSIRLSHRLQGMPEYVVDYVLLHELAHLLVPGHGPRFWQLLEAYPRTERARGYLEGVVAADRLPHPPVARDE, from the coding sequence GTGCCCGCCGACCCACTGCACCGCGCCGGAAAGCCACAGCGCAGCACGACGAGCCAGCCGCCGAGCGGCTCGCGGGCGAGCGCGATCGAGGTCCGCAGGAGCGCGCGACGGCGCAGAACGGTCTCCGCGTACCGCGAGGGCGACCGCACCGTCGTGCTCATTCCCGCTCGGATGTCCGAGGCGGAGGAGCAGCGCTGGGTGACCGTCATGCTCGACAAGCTGGCCGCGCAGGAAAGCAAACGGCGCCTCGGTGACGCCGAACTGGCGGAGCGCGCCGCCCGGCTCTCGGACCAGTACTTCGGGGGGCGCGCCCGGCCCACCGCGGTCCGCTGGGTCACCAACCAGAACACCCGCTGGGGCTCGTGCACCCCGGCCGAGGGCAGCATCCGTCTTTCGCACCGGCTGCAGGGCATGCCCGAGTACGTCGTCGACTACGTCCTCCTCCATGAACTCGCACACCTGCTCGTACCAGGTCACGGGCCTCGGTTCTGGCAGCTGCTGGAGGCGTATCCGCGTACCGAGCGTGCGCGTGGCTACCTCGAAGGGGTGGTTGCCGCCGACCGGCTGCCGCATCCGCCGGTCGCGCGGGACGAGTAA
- a CDS encoding TerD family protein has product MAREFQRGHKAKISDLTAGTDLYVGVQISGPGLTFDISCFGLDADERLSDDRYFVFFNQPKTPEESIQLLGAQSGDTESFRVTLDKIPPQIQKLSFTATVDGNGQMSQIAPGYVRIVAGGEEVARYPFDGSEFSTERAVMLGDFYLKDVWRFAAVGQGFDGGLDALLKNFGGEVAEEEPAAAPQQPQADAAPGFAPPAFGAPAPAPAAPAPAPAPAQGFAPPAPSPSVHAAPTIVAPLNTQPGGTVPPPAAPAPQGGPFTPPGAPPQGGPFTPPGAPPQAGPFTPPGAAPQGGPFTPPGAPGAFPGQAQPFGGGTQLAPVPPEAGLRVVLTKYSEAPVGDRWTEQNPQLVRTTLTKGANILAKQGSMVAYQGDIDFAHKGSGLLGKLTGQLTGQGMALMRCSGDGEVFLADEGSHLFVIRLENEQLYTSARGVLAFDEALDTEIRRIEGAGLPGGGLFSMLFSGTGAVVVKTRGIPVVLPVGPATYVDGNAVIAWSAGAQAVTTTSLRLRRSGYARQTQEAVNLQFRGAPGNFVVVQPFEV; this is encoded by the coding sequence ATGGCCAGGGAATTCCAACGCGGCCACAAGGCCAAGATCAGTGACCTCACCGCGGGTACGGATCTGTATGTAGGTGTACAGATCTCCGGCCCCGGGCTGACCTTCGACATCAGCTGCTTCGGTCTGGACGCCGACGAACGGCTGTCGGACGACCGCTACTTCGTCTTCTTCAACCAGCCGAAGACCCCCGAGGAGTCGATCCAGCTCCTGGGTGCGCAGTCCGGCGACACGGAGTCCTTCCGCGTCACTCTCGACAAGATCCCGCCCCAGATCCAGAAGCTGTCCTTCACGGCGACGGTCGACGGCAACGGACAGATGTCGCAGATCGCCCCCGGCTACGTCCGCATCGTCGCGGGTGGCGAGGAGGTGGCCCGGTATCCGTTCGACGGCTCGGAGTTCTCCACCGAGCGCGCCGTGATGCTGGGCGACTTCTACCTGAAGGACGTGTGGCGGTTCGCGGCCGTCGGACAGGGCTTCGACGGCGGTCTCGACGCGCTGCTGAAGAACTTCGGCGGCGAGGTCGCCGAGGAGGAACCCGCCGCCGCACCACAGCAGCCGCAGGCCGACGCAGCACCCGGCTTCGCCCCGCCCGCGTTCGGTGCCCCTGCCCCTGCCCCTGCCGCTCCGGCTCCGGCCCCCGCGCCCGCGCAGGGGTTCGCGCCCCCGGCGCCCTCGCCCTCCGTGCACGCCGCGCCCACCATCGTCGCGCCCCTGAACACGCAGCCCGGCGGCACCGTTCCGCCCCCGGCCGCACCCGCACCGCAGGGCGGTCCCTTCACTCCGCCCGGCGCCCCGCCGCAGGGCGGTCCCTTCACTCCGCCCGGCGCCCCGCCCCAAGCCGGACCCTTCACGCCTCCTGGCGCGGCTCCGCAAGGCGGCCCGTTCACGCCCCCCGGCGCTCCCGGGGCCTTCCCGGGGCAGGCACAGCCCTTCGGTGGCGGTACGCAGCTCGCGCCCGTGCCTCCGGAGGCGGGACTGCGGGTCGTCCTCACGAAGTACTCCGAGGCTCCCGTCGGAGACCGCTGGACCGAGCAGAACCCGCAGCTCGTGCGGACGACGCTCACCAAGGGTGCCAACATCCTCGCCAAGCAGGGGAGCATGGTCGCCTACCAGGGCGACATCGACTTCGCCCACAAGGGTTCCGGCCTGCTCGGCAAGTTGACGGGCCAGCTCACCGGACAGGGCATGGCCCTGATGCGCTGTTCCGGAGACGGCGAGGTGTTCCTCGCGGACGAGGGCAGCCACCTCTTCGTCATCCGCCTGGAGAACGAGCAGCTCTACACCAGCGCGCGCGGCGTCCTCGCCTTCGACGAGGCGCTCGACACCGAGATCCGCCGTATCGAGGGCGCCGGCCTGCCCGGCGGCGGTCTCTTCAGCATGCTCTTCTCCGGCACGGGAGCGGTCGTCGTCAAGACCCGCGGCATTCCCGTAGTTCTGCCCGTCGGTCCGGCCACCTACGTCGACGGCAACGCCGTCATCGCCTGGTCCGCCGGCGCGCAGGCCGTCACCACCACCTCGCTCAGGCTGCGCCGTTCCGGGTACGCCCGGCAGACCCAGGAGGCCGTGAACCTCCAGTTCCGCGGTGCCCCCGGCAACTTCGTCGTCGTCCAGCCCTTCGAGGTGTGA
- a CDS encoding AIM24 family protein, with the protein MDLQTLNAHRSTSTGARMSVHSSKTLKVTMVSGQDLLAKAGSMIAYDGYVQFDGPPATLRRSAEEMVTGEGGKLMLCRGDGELYLADYGGDVLILHLNNEALSVNGPTLLACDASLQLTIEPVKGLAKLSGSGLTNLVVRGTGWVALVSRGVPISLDCAERETYVDPDALIAWTDGLDMKARRTIKASALIGRGSGEAFQIGFKGRGFVVVQPSEDTGDRFKIRG; encoded by the coding sequence ATGGACCTCCAGACACTCAACGCGCACCGCTCCACGTCCACCGGCGCCCGCATGAGCGTGCACAGCTCCAAGACGCTCAAGGTCACCATGGTCAGCGGTCAGGACCTGCTGGCCAAGGCCGGCTCGATGATCGCGTACGACGGCTACGTCCAGTTCGACGGCCCGCCCGCCACGCTTCGCCGTAGCGCGGAGGAGATGGTCACCGGCGAGGGCGGCAAGCTGATGCTCTGCCGGGGCGACGGGGAGCTGTACCTCGCCGACTACGGCGGTGACGTCCTCATCCTCCACCTGAACAACGAGGCACTGTCCGTCAACGGCCCCACCCTGCTGGCCTGCGACGCCTCCCTCCAGCTCACCATCGAGCCGGTCAAGGGCCTCGCCAAGCTCTCCGGCTCGGGCCTCACCAACCTCGTGGTCCGCGGCACCGGATGGGTCGCCCTGGTCAGCCGGGGCGTGCCGATCTCCCTCGACTGCGCCGAGCGGGAGACGTACGTCGACCCGGACGCGCTGATCGCCTGGACCGACGGCCTCGACATGAAGGCCCGCCGGACCATCAAGGCCAGTGCGCTCATCGGCCGGGGCAGCGGGGAGGCCTTCCAGATCGGTTTCAAGGGGCGGGGCTTCGTGGTCGTCCAGCCCAGCGAGGACACCGGCGACCGTTTCAAGATCCGTGGCTGA